In the Hylaeus volcanicus isolate JK05 chromosome 1, UHH_iyHylVolc1.0_haploid, whole genome shotgun sequence genome, one interval contains:
- the LOC128878411 gene encoding fructose-bisphosphate aldolase-like isoform X3 → MVAEKYDRLEPELKEELRTIAQQIVAPGKGILAADESTATIGKRLQSINVENNEENRKAYRQLLFTTAKDVISQHISGVILYHETLYQKADDGTPFVELLKQRNILPGIKVDTGVVPLFGTNDECTTQGLDNLQARCIQYKKDGCQFAKWRCVLKIGKDTPSKLAILENANVLARYASICQSARIVPIVEPEILPDGDHDLARCQQVTEEVLAAVYKALSDHHVYLEGTLLKPNMVTPGQSNPKKAAPQEIAGATVTALLRTVPPAVPGITFLSGGQSEEEASVNLDAINKYPLKKPWALTFSYGRALQASVLRAWAGKKEQIAAGQDELIKRAKANSAASQGKYVPGSIVSKAANTSLYVKTHAY, encoded by the exons ATGGTTGCGGAAAAGTACGACAGACTCGAGCCTGAGCTGAAGGAAGAGCTTAGGACGATCGCCCAGCAGATCGTCGCACCTGGAAAAGGAATCCTCGCTGCTGACGAATCGACAGCGACGATTGGCAAGCGTCTTCAGTCCATTAACGTTGAGAACAACGAGGAGAACCGTAAGGCATACAGGCAGCTTCTCTTTACAACAGCAAAG GATGTCATCAGCCAGCACATCTCTGGCGTGATCCTTTACCACGAGACCCTGTACCAGAAGGCTGACGATGGAACCCCATTCGTCGAGTTGCTGAAGCAACGTAACATCCTCCCAGGAATCAAGGTCGACACTGGTGTCGTGCCTCTGTTCGGCACCAACGACGAATGCACGACCCAAGGTCTCGACAATCTTCAGGCTCGTTGCATCCAGTACAAGAAGGACGGCTGCCAGTTCGCCAAGTGGAGATGCGTGTTGAAGATCGGGAAGGACACCCCGAGCAAGTTGGCCATTTTGGAGAACGCCAATGTCCTGGCTCGCTATGCTTCCATTTGCCAGAGCGCCAGGATCGTGCCCATCGTCGAGCCTGAAATCTTGCCCGATGGCGACCACGACCTTGCTCGTTGCCAACAGGTCACGGAGGAAGTACTAGCTGCTGTCTACAAG gcgCTCTCTGACCATCACGTGTATCTCGAGGGAACCCTCTTGAAACCAAACATGGTAACACCAGGTCAGAGCAACCCCAAGAAGGCAGCTCCTCAGGAGATTGCTGGTGCCACGGTCACCGCTTTGTTGCGCACCGTACCGCCTGCAGTGCCCGGCATCACTTTCCTCAGCGGTGGACAGTCCGAGGAGGAGGCATCCGTAAACTTGGACGCCATCAACAAATATCCGTTGAAGAAACCATGGGCACTGACCTTCAGCTACGGTCGTGCACTCCAAGCGTCCGTCCTCCGTGCCTGGGCAGGCAAGAAGGAACAGATAGCAGCTGGCCAGGATGAACTCATCAAGAGGGCTAAG GCAAACAGCGCAGCTAGCCAAGGCAAATATGTCCCTGGCAGTATTGTCAGCAAAGCTGCTAATACGTCTCTGTACGTGAAAACTCATGCCTACTAA